From the genome of Leptolyngbya iicbica LK, one region includes:
- a CDS encoding GTP cyclohydrolase II, with the protein MTSAQSPRHKHIVLTSHPAQFGSQPHPVQWGNPNPQERGPIIATLGNLAHRNAIGTHSGGYAVYRALAIASGSLKRDHQADLTDTSPTVSIGPHPSWGDPTKIVALDPFGALDNHLFADLRAEGYDIRPSIAITKAHINIPELQDAVAQGRLKVDGKILKENGELVVTKAAIEPVWHLPGIAKRFGVEESDLRRTLFEQTGGMFPELVTRPDLEVFLPPIGGHTVYILGEIEAITDPDKPLAVRIHDECNGSDVFGSDICTCRPYLVHGIEVAIQTAQVGGAGVIIYARKEGRALGEVTKFLVYNARKRQEGGDRADTYFTRTECVAGVPDMRFQEIMPDVMHWLGITRIDQFVSMSNMKYDAVTKSGIEIVERITIPEELIPADAMVEINAKKAAGYYTEGEVPDETVLEKTIGRQYEDA; encoded by the coding sequence ATGACCTCGGCTCAGTCGCCTCGCCATAAGCACATTGTTCTCACTTCGCATCCGGCCCAGTTTGGCAGCCAACCTCATCCCGTGCAGTGGGGGAATCCTAATCCGCAAGAACGCGGCCCGATCATTGCCACCTTGGGGAATCTGGCTCACCGCAACGCCATTGGCACCCATTCCGGCGGGTATGCCGTGTACCGAGCGTTGGCGATCGCCAGCGGCAGTCTCAAGCGCGATCACCAGGCCGACCTGACCGACACCTCTCCCACCGTATCCATTGGGCCACACCCCAGTTGGGGCGACCCGACCAAGATTGTGGCGCTGGATCCCTTTGGGGCGCTGGATAATCATCTGTTTGCCGATTTGCGGGCCGAGGGCTACGACATTCGTCCCTCTATCGCCATCACCAAAGCCCACATCAACATTCCCGAACTGCAAGACGCCGTCGCCCAGGGGCGTCTCAAGGTGGACGGCAAAATTTTGAAAGAGAACGGTGAATTGGTGGTGACCAAAGCGGCGATCGAGCCCGTCTGGCACCTGCCGGGCATTGCCAAGCGCTTTGGCGTGGAAGAAAGTGACCTCCGCCGCACTTTGTTCGAGCAGACCGGGGGCATGTTCCCCGAGTTGGTGACCCGTCCTGATTTGGAAGTGTTTTTGCCCCCCATTGGCGGCCATACCGTCTACATTTTGGGCGAGATCGAAGCGATTACGGATCCTGACAAACCGCTAGCCGTGCGCATCCACGATGAGTGCAATGGCTCGGACGTGTTTGGTTCTGACATTTGCACCTGTCGTCCGTACCTCGTCCACGGCATTGAGGTGGCGATTCAAACCGCGCAGGTGGGCGGGGCGGGCGTCATCATCTACGCCCGCAAAGAGGGGCGCGCCCTGGGCGAAGTGACGAAGTTTCTCGTGTATAACGCCCGCAAACGCCAGGAGGGGGGCGATCGCGCTGACACCTACTTCACTCGTACCGAATGTGTTGCGGGCGTGCCGGACATGCGCTTTCAGGAAATCATGCCCGACGTGATGCATTGGCTGGGCATCACTCGCATTGACCAGTTCGTCTCGATGAGCAACATGAAATACGACGCGGTGACTAAATCCGGCATTGAAATTGTTGAGCGCATCACCATTCCTGAGGAGTTGATACCGGCGGATGCGATGGTAGAAATCAACGCGAAGAAGGCAGCGGGCTATTACACCGAAGGCGAGGTGCCGGACGAAACCGTGCTGGAAAAAACCATCGGTCGGCAATACGAGGACGCATGA
- a CDS encoding GAF domain-containing protein produces the protein MKPPKLKQEAARLEALRQYNILDTPAEAVYDDITALAAYICEAPIALISLVEAHRQWFKSKVGIAVDETSRDVSFCAHAIAQPKPFVIPDALADERFADNQLVTCAPNIRFYAGVPLITPSGEAIGTLCVIDYQPRELSPQQLKTLEALARQVVLQLELRRTSAQLAASLEKIHLMEGLVPICAYCKNIRNDEGFWHTVEQFMEAHSDVNFTHGVCDDCMRQQFPEVADVLLPRDSVQTQSES, from the coding sequence ATGAAGCCCCCGAAGCTCAAGCAAGAAGCGGCCCGCCTGGAAGCGCTGCGGCAGTACAACATTTTAGATACCCCAGCAGAAGCGGTCTATGACGACATTACCGCGTTGGCGGCCTACATCTGCGAGGCCCCGATCGCGCTCATTAGCCTGGTCGAAGCCCATCGCCAATGGTTTAAGTCAAAGGTGGGCATCGCGGTTGACGAGACCAGTCGCGACGTCTCGTTTTGTGCCCATGCGATCGCCCAGCCTAAGCCGTTTGTGATTCCCGATGCGCTGGCCGATGAACGGTTTGCCGACAATCAATTGGTCACGTGTGCCCCCAACATTCGCTTTTATGCGGGGGTGCCGTTGATCACGCCCTCGGGTGAAGCGATCGGTACGCTGTGCGTGATTGACTATCAACCACGCGAGCTCTCGCCCCAACAGCTCAAAACGTTAGAGGCATTGGCGCGTCAGGTCGTGCTGCAGCTAGAGCTCAGACGCACCTCGGCCCAGTTGGCCGCTTCTCTCGAAAAGATTCACCTGATGGAAGGGCTCGTGCCAATTTGCGCCTATTGCAAAAACATTCGCAATGATGAGGGGTTTTGGCACACAGTCGAACAATTTATGGAAGCTCACAGTGACGTCAACTTTACCCACGGCGTTTGCGACGACTGTATGCGCCAACAATTTCCTGAAGTGGCTGACGTGTTGCTTCCCCGAGACTCCGTGCAAACACAGTCGGAAAGCTAG
- a CDS encoding ATP-binding protein yields the protein MTIVLICLVPLSLNWVGIDFSSSTVALDLAATAQLPAAAMADALHQAMEGSYTHTILEWSAFCAAIFTVILAFAHFNIKHDVTTPVIGVALLCAGLMDAFHTLAADRLIDAVASNENLIPFTWALCRLSNAALTIIGVSLFFVGSAYRKWQGNTLFVAVVSATFGLLAYSIIHICATSASLPQTMFPDALITRPWDVLPLVLFIIAGIWIYPNFYRNNPNLFSHSLVISTIPNIATQAHMAFGSTALFDNHFNIAHFLKIIAYLVPLMGLILDYIRTHQTLEQRNHELDLEIHDRKQAEENLQSVIHELQTTQLQLVQTEKMSGLGQLVAGVAHEINNPVNFIYGNIQPAKDYVHDLFHLIELYREHYPEPPATITQEIETIDLEFIEQDLPKLLGSIDIGANRIRQIVMSLRTFSRLDESEIKDVNIHEGIDSTLVILTNRLKETGHRSAIKVTKAYGDLPLIECYAGQLNQVFMNILTNAIDAIEEQYEATTASDEHYQGHITIASRLVDTDHILITITDNGIGMSAQTQQKIFDPFFTTKTVGKGTGMGMPISYQIITEKHRGKLICQSSFGQGTTFEITIPRAIHHPTTGTH from the coding sequence ATGACCATTGTGCTGATCTGCCTCGTGCCGTTATCCCTAAATTGGGTCGGAATCGACTTCAGCTCATCAACTGTGGCACTTGACTTAGCCGCCACCGCCCAGCTTCCCGCCGCGGCCATGGCTGATGCCCTGCACCAAGCCATGGAAGGCAGCTATACCCACACCATTCTGGAGTGGAGTGCCTTCTGTGCAGCCATTTTCACCGTCATCTTAGCCTTTGCCCATTTCAACATTAAGCATGATGTGACCACCCCCGTCATTGGTGTGGCCCTGCTCTGCGCGGGATTGATGGATGCCTTTCATACCCTCGCCGCCGATCGCCTGATTGACGCCGTTGCCAGCAACGAAAACTTAATTCCCTTTACTTGGGCGCTTTGTCGCCTCTCTAATGCCGCCTTAACCATCATCGGCGTGAGTCTCTTTTTTGTGGGCTCTGCCTATCGAAAATGGCAAGGCAATACCCTCTTTGTCGCAGTGGTCAGTGCAACGTTTGGGCTGTTGGCTTATAGCATCATCCACATTTGTGCCACTAGCGCCAGCCTGCCACAAACCATGTTTCCCGACGCCTTGATCACACGACCTTGGGACGTTTTGCCGCTAGTTTTATTTATCATTGCTGGCATCTGGATTTATCCTAATTTTTATCGTAACAATCCCAATCTTTTCTCCCATTCCCTCGTCATTAGCACCATTCCAAATATTGCGACTCAGGCGCACATGGCGTTTGGTTCAACAGCCTTGTTTGACAATCATTTCAACATTGCTCACTTCCTCAAAATCATCGCCTATTTAGTGCCTTTAATGGGGCTAATTTTGGATTATATTCGGACGCATCAAACGTTAGAACAACGCAATCACGAACTTGATCTCGAAATCCACGATCGCAAACAAGCAGAAGAGAATCTGCAGTCAGTCATTCACGAGCTCCAAACGACTCAGCTCCAGCTCGTGCAAACTGAAAAGATGTCAGGCCTAGGGCAACTGGTCGCAGGGGTTGCCCACGAAATCAATAATCCAGTCAACTTTATTTATGGCAATATTCAGCCTGCCAAAGATTACGTCCACGATCTTTTTCATCTCATCGAGCTATATCGCGAGCATTATCCTGAACCACCAGCGACCATTACCCAGGAAATTGAAACCATTGATCTTGAATTCATTGAACAGGATTTGCCTAAGCTCTTAGGATCAATCGATATTGGAGCGAATCGCATTCGCCAGATTGTCATGTCATTGCGGACTTTTTCAAGACTCGATGAGTCAGAAATTAAGGATGTCAACATTCATGAAGGCATTGACAGCACACTCGTCATTCTGACCAATCGGCTGAAAGAGACGGGTCATCGATCTGCGATTAAAGTCACTAAAGCCTACGGAGACTTGCCTCTAATCGAATGTTATGCGGGTCAGCTCAATCAAGTCTTTATGAATATTTTGACGAATGCGATCGATGCGATTGAAGAACAGTATGAGGCGACGACAGCAAGTGATGAACATTACCAGGGACACATTACGATCGCGTCTCGCTTAGTCGATACGGATCATATTCTGATTACGATTACCGATAACGGGATCGGCATGTCAGCCCAGACCCAACAGAAAATTTTTGATCCGTTTTTCACCACTAAAACTGTAGGCAAGGGAACAGGTATGGGCATGCCCATCAGCTATCAAATCATCACCGAAAAACATCGAGGCAAGCTGATTTGTCAGTCAAGTTTTGGACAAGGGACAACCTTTGAAATCACCATCCCGCGAGCCATCCATCATCCTACGACTGGCACACACTAG
- the upp gene encoding uracil phosphoribosyltransferase, whose protein sequence is MNHISVIQICQNQNASPLQHPSTLPPNHPHTSMPTVTLIDHPLIQHKLTLMRQKDTSTAKFRSLLGEISMLLAYEVTRDMPLEKVEIETPMAIMQAPMLSGKKVVLISIMRAGQGILDGMLQLMPSARVGHIGLYRDPRTHIAVEYYFKVPGDVSERDMLVVDPMLATGNSAVAAVYRLKETQPHSIKFVCLLAAPEGIEHFHSEHPDVPIFTAAIDDKLDEHGYILPGLGDAGDRMFGTK, encoded by the coding sequence GTGAATCACATATCGGTTATTCAAATTTGTCAGAACCAAAATGCCTCGCCCCTACAACACCCATCCACCCTGCCACCCAACCACCCTCATACCTCCATGCCCACCGTCACCCTGATCGACCATCCCCTCATCCAGCACAAGCTGACCCTGATGCGGCAAAAAGACACCAGCACGGCCAAATTTCGCAGCCTGCTGGGGGAAATCAGTATGCTGCTGGCCTACGAAGTGACCCGCGACATGCCATTGGAAAAGGTGGAAATTGAAACCCCCATGGCCATCATGCAAGCCCCCATGCTCTCCGGCAAAAAGGTGGTGCTCATTTCCATCATGCGGGCGGGACAGGGCATTCTCGACGGCATGTTGCAGCTCATGCCCTCCGCCCGAGTCGGCCACATTGGCCTATATCGCGACCCACGCACCCACATTGCCGTGGAGTATTACTTCAAAGTGCCGGGGGATGTCTCAGAGCGCGACATGTTGGTAGTCGACCCGATGCTCGCTACGGGCAACTCTGCCGTCGCCGCCGTCTATCGCCTCAAGGAAACCCAGCCCCACTCCATCAAATTCGTCTGCCTGCTCGCCGCCCCCGAAGGCATCGAACACTTCCACTCCGAACACCCCGACGTGCCCATCTTCACCGCCGCGATCGATGACAAACTCGACGAACATGGCTACATCTTGCCGGGTTTAGGGGATGCAGGCGATCGCATGTTCGGCACCAAATAA
- a CDS encoding URC4/urg3 family protein, protein MMTPSESAAIADLRTPQAVRDRCQQLFALCEAGQLDHFACDLSQLDTVADYVVATTQQLYPDFDVPFHSRWRHFDAGGTPRLAQLDQSLAELSVAAAARSRLDLAIVSVLLDAGAGSLWRYHDRAADQVLGRSEGLAIASLHAFQQGVFSSDPEQPYQVDAAGLQALTESDLANAFQVSDENPLVGLSGRLQLLHQLGRSLAAHPQRFGADCPRPGNLLDYWHATYGNTLDAGNLLTEVLISFGDIWPGRVAIADTNLGDVWPHPALSNTGPGTNLVPFHKLSQWLTYSLVEPLQSAGLTVTNLNTLTGLAEYRNGGLCLDLGLLVPKHDAVTREAHLPSSPVVVEWRALTVVMLDAIGDRVRHQLGKSAEELPLIKVLEGGTWAAGRRIAKHLRSDSGAPPITIQSDGTVF, encoded by the coding sequence ATGATGACGCCGTCAGAGTCCGCCGCGATCGCCGACCTCCGCACCCCCCAAGCCGTCCGCGATCGCTGCCAGCAACTCTTCGCCTTGTGTGAAGCGGGCCAGCTAGATCATTTCGCCTGCGACCTGAGCCAGTTGGACACCGTCGCCGATTATGTGGTGGCAACCACCCAGCAACTCTACCCCGACTTCGACGTGCCCTTTCACTCCCGCTGGCGACACTTTGACGCTGGAGGGACACCCCGACTGGCTCAGTTGGATCAGTCACTGGCGGAATTATCCGTAGCAGCAGCGGCGCGATCGCGCCTCGATCTCGCCATCGTCAGTGTGTTGCTGGATGCCGGAGCGGGGAGCCTGTGGCGCTACCACGATCGCGCTGCCGATCAGGTCTTGGGGCGCTCCGAGGGACTGGCGATCGCTAGCCTCCACGCCTTCCAACAGGGCGTCTTTTCGTCCGACCCAGAACAGCCCTATCAGGTGGATGCAGCGGGCCTGCAAGCCCTCACCGAGTCGGACTTGGCTAACGCCTTCCAGGTCAGCGACGAGAATCCGCTGGTGGGATTATCGGGACGGCTGCAGCTCTTGCACCAGCTTGGTCGCTCCCTCGCCGCGCACCCCCAGCGGTTCGGCGCGGACTGCCCCCGGCCCGGCAATTTGCTGGATTACTGGCATGCCACTTATGGCAACACGCTCGACGCGGGGAACCTGTTAACCGAAGTGCTGATCAGTTTTGGCGACATTTGGCCGGGCAGAGTCGCGATCGCGGATACCAACCTCGGCGACGTATGGCCCCACCCCGCTCTATCCAACACTGGTCCCGGTACGAATCTGGTGCCCTTTCACAAGCTATCCCAGTGGCTCACCTACTCTCTAGTGGAGCCTTTGCAGTCCGCTGGCCTCACAGTGACGAACCTGAACACCCTGACCGGACTGGCAGAATACCGCAACGGCGGCCTCTGTTTGGATCTCGGTTTGCTAGTGCCGAAACACGACGCCGTCACCCGCGAGGCGCATTTGCCCAGTTCCCCGGTAGTGGTGGAATGGCGAGCATTAACCGTGGTGATGCTGGATGCGATCGGCGATCGCGTCCGCCACCAACTCGGCAAGTCGGCGGAAGAATTGCCCCTCATCAAAGTCCTCGAAGGCGGCACCTGGGCCGCCGGACGCCGCATCGCCAAACACCTGCGCTCCGACAGCGGCGCGCCCCCCATTACCATCCAAAGCGACGGCACCGTGTTTTGA
- a CDS encoding CocE/NonD family hydrolase: MRPRYSVLPKESVSILTRDCVRLDADVYRPDAAGKFPVLLMRQPYGRAIASTVVYAHPSWYAAHGFIVVIQDVRGRGTSEGEFQLFAHEVNDGFDTVEWAAHLPGSNGRVGMYGFSYQGMTQLFAAQARPKGLKAIAPAMVGYHPGPDWAYENGALLLQAGVGWAIQLAAETARLKDDRVAFQALYQASRQLPVYDADPTCPDVLQRYAPDSFFHDWRQHPPDAPYWQSITPQLEDVDLPMLHVGGWFDPYLRGDVRLYQAMAARSQFPQLLWIGPWGHLPWSQHVGARDFGAAANSPIDRLQIQWFAHWLRDEPAQLLNQPPVNLFEMGSNRWRAFDHWPHESDRQRWQFSSSGLAAMHSGDGKLLKLEAPFEDVSPTVPSIDTWVHDPWRPVPSLGGHAAIPSGAFNRAAIDGRSDVLTYTSDPLPTALVVAGQVEVSLHCQGDRPSFDLSLTLSEVRPDGTVYNLTQGYGRFTGIPNAWQTHVVKLQPTCFQCAQGQALRISISAANFPAYAVNPGVAIAHASPRLMDAQITTLSVKCSHPDSYLLLSTN, encoded by the coding sequence GTGCGACCCCGATATTCCGTCTTACCGAAAGAGAGCGTCTCGATTCTCACGCGCGATTGTGTCCGTTTAGATGCGGATGTCTATCGACCTGACGCGGCGGGTAAATTTCCGGTTTTGCTGATGCGGCAGCCCTACGGACGGGCGATCGCCTCCACGGTCGTCTACGCCCATCCCAGTTGGTATGCGGCCCACGGGTTCATCGTCGTAATTCAAGACGTGCGGGGGCGCGGCACTTCCGAAGGCGAGTTTCAGCTCTTTGCCCACGAGGTCAATGACGGCTTTGACACCGTAGAATGGGCGGCTCATCTGCCCGGTAGTAATGGCCGCGTGGGCATGTATGGCTTTTCTTACCAGGGCATGACCCAGCTCTTTGCCGCCCAGGCTCGGCCTAAGGGGTTGAAGGCGATCGCCCCCGCCATGGTGGGCTATCACCCCGGCCCAGATTGGGCCTACGAAAATGGGGCGCTGTTGCTGCAGGCGGGGGTGGGGTGGGCTATCCAACTCGCGGCCGAAACGGCTCGCCTGAAGGACGATCGCGTTGCATTTCAGGCGTTGTATCAAGCCTCGCGACAGTTGCCCGTGTATGACGCCGACCCTACGTGTCCCGATGTACTGCAGCGCTACGCCCCTGACTCGTTCTTTCACGATTGGCGTCAGCACCCGCCGGATGCCCCCTACTGGCAAAGCATCACTCCCCAGTTAGAGGATGTTGACTTGCCCATGCTGCACGTTGGCGGCTGGTTTGACCCTTATCTGCGGGGCGATGTGCGGCTCTATCAGGCGATGGCAGCCCGTAGTCAGTTTCCGCAACTGTTGTGGATTGGGCCTTGGGGCCATCTGCCGTGGAGTCAACATGTGGGGGCGCGCGACTTTGGCGCAGCGGCTAATAGCCCTATCGATCGCCTCCAGATCCAATGGTTTGCCCACTGGCTCCGAGACGAACCGGCCCAACTGCTCAACCAACCCCCCGTCAACTTGTTTGAAATGGGCAGCAACCGCTGGCGAGCCTTTGACCACTGGCCTCACGAGAGCGATCGCCAACGCTGGCAATTTTCCAGTAGCGGACTGGCGGCAATGCACTCAGGTGACGGCAAGCTCCTGAAGTTAGAGGCTCCCTTTGAGGATGTCTCGCCTACGGTTCCCAGCATTGATACGTGGGTGCATGATCCGTGGCGTCCCGTACCTTCATTAGGGGGCCATGCCGCCATACCGTCTGGTGCGTTTAATCGCGCTGCGATCGATGGCCGCAGTGACGTGCTCACCTACACCTCTGATCCATTACCGACTGCTCTAGTCGTGGCCGGACAGGTGGAAGTCAGCCTGCATTGCCAGGGCGATCGCCCCAGCTTTGACCTCAGCCTCACCCTGTCAGAAGTGCGCCCCGATGGCACTGTGTATAACCTGACTCAGGGGTATGGTCGTTTCACGGGCATACCCAACGCCTGGCAAACGCATGTGGTGAAATTGCAACCGACCTGTTTCCAGTGTGCGCAGGGGCAGGCATTACGAATCAGCATCAGCGCCGCCAACTTTCCGGCTTACGCGGTGAACCCTGGAGTCGCGATCGCCCATGCCAGTCCACGCCTGATGGATGCGCAAATTACGACCCTCAGCGTGAAGTGTAGCCACCCTGATTCCTATCTTTTACTATCCACTAACTGA
- a CDS encoding alpha/beta hydrolase, with the protein MKLTGKAWVAGLAGVLASLLGQGTAAIAAEKIVLTYGPISMRVPITELEGLAETGEASGQLEQLLKLANQEPTSVQTTLTDPVPVNLTVLDLALNSLPGEWALDQVGEIIHPASGAGSRQALRSALIAAAADDNEITLLEVMQAYPTPELMVRGDRLLETYNRLYDILEPLEALADIFETDILP; encoded by the coding sequence ATGAAATTAACCGGGAAAGCTTGGGTGGCGGGACTGGCGGGAGTGTTGGCTAGTCTGTTGGGCCAGGGAACAGCGGCGATCGCTGCCGAAAAAATTGTGCTGACCTATGGGCCGATCTCGATGCGGGTGCCCATTACTGAGTTAGAAGGCTTGGCCGAAACAGGCGAAGCTTCGGGGCAGTTGGAGCAACTGCTGAAATTGGCTAACCAAGAACCGACATCCGTGCAAACCACGCTAACGGATCCGGTGCCCGTCAATCTCACGGTGCTCGATCTGGCGCTGAACTCGCTGCCAGGGGAATGGGCGCTCGATCAGGTCGGCGAGATTATCCATCCGGCCTCAGGCGCGGGCAGTCGTCAGGCGTTGCGCTCGGCCCTCATTGCCGCTGCGGCTGACGATAACGAAATCACCCTGCTGGAAGTGATGCAGGCTTATCCCACGCCAGAACTGATGGTGCGGGGCGATCGCTTGCTCGAAACCTACAATCGCCTTTACGACATTTTGGAACCGTTAGAAGCCCTGGCCGATATCTTCGAGACGGACATTTTGCCTTAG
- a CDS encoding tetratricopeptide repeat protein, giving the protein MRLKTPCRLFVSVCLCLCFAWGWGASAIAAPAPDNFSQADIQEMATLREKAFITSREGDYAAADKLWTQLLEYLPEEPAIWSNRGIVRASQFQLEDAIADYTQAITLAPDEPDSYLNRGAAYEMQQEWDAAIADYNHVLALDPQEAGALNNRGNAEAGQGDWEAAIADYKTAADLDPNFALARVNYGLALYQVDRHDEALKTLRGVVRKYPNFPDARAALTAGLWASNQRGEAESQWVAVEGLDSRYKDLEWVRTIRRWPPKVADALEQFLTLEG; this is encoded by the coding sequence GTGCGTTTAAAAACTCCTTGTCGCCTGTTTGTCAGTGTTTGTCTCTGCCTGTGCTTCGCATGGGGGTGGGGAGCGTCCGCGATCGCGGCTCCTGCGCCTGACAACTTTAGCCAAGCCGACATTCAAGAAATGGCTACTTTGCGCGAAAAAGCCTTTATTACCAGTCGCGAAGGCGACTATGCGGCAGCGGATAAGCTGTGGACGCAGCTCTTAGAGTACTTGCCTGAGGAACCGGCGATTTGGAGCAATCGCGGCATTGTGCGAGCCAGTCAATTTCAACTAGAGGATGCGATCGCCGACTACACTCAAGCGATCACCCTGGCTCCCGACGAGCCCGATTCTTATTTGAATCGAGGGGCGGCGTACGAGATGCAGCAGGAATGGGATGCGGCGATCGCGGACTACAACCACGTTTTGGCGCTCGATCCTCAAGAGGCGGGGGCGCTGAATAATCGCGGCAATGCTGAGGCCGGTCAGGGCGACTGGGAAGCTGCGATCGCCGACTACAAAACTGCCGCCGATCTGGACCCGAATTTTGCCTTGGCACGCGTTAACTATGGTCTGGCTCTGTATCAGGTCGATCGTCATGATGAAGCGCTGAAAACTTTGCGAGGCGTGGTGCGCAAGTATCCCAACTTTCCCGATGCGCGGGCGGCCCTCACTGCCGGACTGTGGGCCAGCAACCAGCGCGGTGAGGCCGAAAGCCAGTGGGTCGCGGTAGAAGGCTTGGATAGCCGCTATAAAGATTTAGAGTGGGTGCGCACGATTCGCCGCTGGCCGCCGAAAGTCGCCGACGCCCTGGAACAGTTTTTGACCTTGGAGGGTTAA
- a CDS encoding urease accessory protein UreH domain-containing protein has protein sequence MLELSLIAALGFLGSFGHCVGMCGPITVAFSLAARSQTTDETTVPTRSQQFWFHLCLNLGRLASYVLVGAAIGGLGSVLVAGGQMAGVGSVLRRGMALLTGTLLILIGLRQVAPGLFPQLPFLHPLQGALHDRLQQVMGHTAQSRRWWTPLLLGLAWGLIPCGFLYTAQIKAAATSSVWAGAATMGAFGLGTLPMMVGLGTYSAWLSRDRRSQLFQLGGWITLLIGVLTLLRTGDLMVDYAGHLSLLFLALALIARPISKLWPYPLRFRRLLGVGGFVLALAHTVHMLEHSWNWQPAAVRFMLPQHRWGMVAGAIALLLMIPLTLTSTDTAQRRLGKAWRSLHLLSIPALLLGGLHAIVAGSSYFGSLQMQGRPLLHSGLLAGSLLLVMALRSPVFWRLFNYQRWYTPPAKSARPPLSPSPSSHCHE, from the coding sequence GTGCTGGAACTCTCTCTCATCGCCGCGTTGGGATTTTTAGGCAGCTTTGGGCACTGTGTCGGCATGTGCGGCCCGATCACGGTGGCGTTTTCCTTGGCGGCCCGTTCCCAAACAACCGATGAGACGACGGTACCGACGCGATCGCAACAGTTTTGGTTTCACCTTTGCCTCAACTTAGGTCGGCTCGCCAGTTATGTGTTGGTGGGGGCCGCGATCGGGGGGCTGGGATCGGTACTGGTTGCTGGGGGGCAGATGGCGGGCGTCGGCAGTGTTCTGCGTCGCGGGATGGCCCTACTGACAGGCACTTTGCTAATCCTCATTGGGCTGCGGCAGGTGGCTCCGGGATTATTCCCTCAATTGCCCTTTCTGCATCCGTTGCAAGGCGCACTGCACGATCGCCTGCAGCAAGTGATGGGGCACACGGCCCAGTCGCGCCGCTGGTGGACACCGCTGTTACTGGGCCTTGCCTGGGGGTTAATCCCCTGCGGCTTTCTTTACACCGCGCAGATCAAAGCGGCGGCCACGAGTTCAGTGTGGGCGGGGGCGGCGACGATGGGAGCCTTTGGCTTGGGCACGTTGCCGATGATGGTGGGGTTGGGCACCTATAGCGCTTGGCTAAGCCGCGATCGCCGCAGTCAGCTATTCCAACTCGGCGGTTGGATTACTCTGCTGATTGGCGTCCTCACATTGCTCCGCACAGGCGATCTGATGGTCGATTATGCAGGGCATCTGTCGCTCCTATTTCTGGCGCTGGCGCTTATCGCTCGACCCATCAGTAAATTGTGGCCTTATCCCCTGCGGTTTCGTCGCTTACTAGGGGTCGGAGGTTTTGTATTGGCCCTCGCCCATACCGTCCACATGCTCGAACACAGTTGGAACTGGCAGCCCGCAGCGGTGCGTTTCATGTTGCCGCAGCATCGGTGGGGCATGGTGGCGGGGGCGATCGCCCTCCTATTGATGATTCCCCTCACCCTTACCAGTACTGATACGGCTCAGCGACGACTGGGCAAAGCCTGGCGATCGCTCCATCTGCTCAGCATTCCGGCGCTGTTGTTGGGGGGGCTGCACGCCATCGTTGCCGGCTCGAGCTATTTCGGCAGTTTGCAAATGCAGGGGCGTCCCTTACTGCATTCCGGCTTGCTCGCGGGGAGTTTGCTGTTGGTGATGGCGCTGCGATCGCCCGTTTTCTGGCGGTTGTTCAACTACCAGCGGTGGTACACCCCGCCGGCCAAATCCGCCCGCCCGCCGCTCTCCCCCTCTCCTTCTTCTCACTGTCACGAATAG